The genomic DNA GGCGCTTGTCCCACGCCGCGTAATCGAGGCTGTTGCGGATCAAGTGGACGATGCATGTTTGCAGCGTTGTTGCCGGAAATACTGCGCTTAGGGATGGTCTGAAGTAGTCACGCTTTTCTGGCTGACTTCAGCCTCCGCTGATTTTGAAAACGGCGAATCGACCAAAACGATCAGATCATCCGCGTATTTCTGCGCTTTTAGCCGCCGCGAGCACCTCGCAACGGTCATTTCCCACATTACAGGCGCACCTCTCCTGTACTCGTCAGTAAATGTCGGCGTGCCATCCACAGATTCGACAGCGCGAATAGCGTCACCAGTTGCGCGGTGTTTTTGGCCAGGCCACGGAAGCGCGTTTTCACAAAACCGAACTGGCGCTTGACCACCCGAAACGGGTGCTCGACTTTGGCGCGCACCTGGGCCTTGGCCTTCTCGATCTTGCGCTTGGCTTTGTATAGAGCGCTACGCTTACCCAGCTTTTTGTAAGTACTGCGGCGTGCCGCGATCTGCCAGATCACCTCGCGCCCATCATGCTCGGTACGTTTCTCGACGCCGGTATAACCGGCATCGGCGCAGACCACGTTCTCCGCACCGTGCAGCAATTTGTCCACCTGAGTGACATCCGCCACGTTGGCGGCTGTGCCCACCACGCGGTGCACCAGACCTGACTCGTCATCCACACCGATGTGCGCTTTCATGCCGAAATAGTACTGGTTGCCCTTCTTGGTTTGGTGCATTTCTGGATCGCGTTTACCGTCCTTGTTCTTGGTCGAGCTGGGCGCATTGATCAGCGTGGCATCGACAATGGTGCCTTGGCGCAACGACAACCCTCGGTCACCCAGATAGCCATTGATCACGGCCAGGATGCCGGCAGCCAGCTCGTGTTTCTCCAGCAGTCGGCGGAAGTTGAGGATGGTGGTTTCGTCGGGAATACGCTCCAGATTCAGCCCGGCGAACTGCCGCAGGATGGTGGTCTCGTACAGCGCTTCCTCCATCGCTGGATCGCTGTAACCGAACCAGTTCTGCATCAAATGTACACGCAGCATCGTCATCAACGGATAAGCCGGACGACCGCCTTCACCCTTCGGGTAGAACGGCTCGATCAGTTTGATCAAGCCGTTCCACGGCACCACCTGATCCATGTCGATCAAGAACAACTCTTTGCGGGTCTGCTTACGCTTGCCTGCGTACTCGGCGTCAGCGAAGGTCATCTGTTTCATCGGAAAGCTCGGCGGGTGGAGTCCCGGTATTTTGCCAAAATCAGGAAGTCTTCTTCAGAGTTTCCTTAGCGCCTCTGGCATGCCTTTGAGACCGTCAGTCACGGCGATCAGCACGTCCTCTACGCCGCGGGTCTTGAGGTCGTTGAAGACCTTCATCCAGAACTTCGCACCCTCGGTGTTTTCGATCCAGATACCAAGAATATCGCGCGTTCCATCGGGTAAAACACCCAGCGCCAAGTAAATCGCCTTGTTGCGGACAAGGCCTTCTTCTCGGATCTTGACCCGCAGCGCATCGAAGAAAATGACTGGGTACATCGGCTCAAGCGGTCGCTGTTGCCACGCACCAATTTCCTCCATCACCTCGTGCGTGACTGAGCTGATGAAGTCATGGGAAACGTCCGTCCCGTATTGCTCAGAGAGGAAAGCGCGGATTTCTCGAACGGTCATGCCTCGGGCATACATGGCGATGATCTTGTCATCAAAACCGGTGTAACGCCGCTCATGCTTGGGGATCAGAATGGGGGCAAAACTGCCATCCCGATCACGGGGAATCTCCAGCCGCAGCGGGCCATCCCCCGTCAAAATCGTCTTGCCCGTTTTGCCATTGCGCTGGTTGGTTTCATCCTCTGGGCGCTGCGCGCCCGGCGGATACCCCAGGTGGTGACCGAGCTCGGCACTCAATGCTCGCTCAATCAAGGCCTTCTTGAAGGCCGCAGAAGCGTCTTCAATAGCCTCTGCGGTAATCAGCCCCTCACCGAACTCTTCGAGCAGCTCCTTGGGGATTTTTGGTAGGTCACGCAGGGGTTTCTTTTTGGTTGGCATACATGCACCTCTTACTCATGTTATGCCCGAACACAAAATTTCTGACACCCCCTATCACCATTTCATGAAAGCGCTCAATGTCTTCCTTTTCAATAAAGCCAATTGTACGGTTAGTCCGGGAATCAATCATCGCGATTTGTCTATCAAGCTCAACATATACCGTGCCCTCACGGCCTATTACGATATTGTATTGAGGAGATCCCAAATCGATATAACCCACAGGCCCCTCAGCCAAAACCTCCACCCGCGCCACAACATCACTGGCCCCCATACTCCTGGCAACTAACTCATGCCCCCCCTCAGTCCCCGAGGCAATAATCCCCGTAACAGTTACAACCTCCTTGGCATCAGTAATGAAATCACGCTCACCACCAACACCTCCACCCGGAAACTGGAATCCCGATGCAAGGCGCAAAGTCACCACCGCATCCATCTGCGGAACGCCATCACGGGTTAGCAGCAAACGGACATCGAACGCTTCACCAGAAAAAACCTTATACGGCCCATTGGTGAACTCCAGCATTGCGGCCGGCAATGCCTCGCCAATCACCTGCGCCCGCGCAACCCTGGAACTCCCCACCGCTTCACCATTGGCTCTGTGCACCTTGTAAGTCGCCGTCACAGCGCCGTCAGGAATCACGTGCTTATTAGGCACTTCAACAATACACAGCTTCCTCTGCCCGAACTCATCTGCCTCCACCGTGCCGGCAGGCGGCGTTACCACGACGTCAGGCTGGCCGGTAACTTTGCAGATGTACGTCACGGAAATCAGGTCGCCCACCTGAAAACGTGAGTCACCGGTCGGCACAATGATCAACAGCGGATTGCCGGCCAGTTTCTCCAGATCGATTTTGGTCTGGTCATCTCCCGGATCGTTGAGGCGTTCGCGCAAAATCGGGCTGTCGAACGTCTCTGCTTCCAGATGAATGTCCAGCCGCTTCTCCGGGGATTTGCTGGGGTTGCCCAACTGGTCGGTGACAATGTATTCGATCACCGCACTCGGGTTGTTGCCCGCTGCGAGAAACGTGTCGGTGAACAGTTTGTAGGTGATCGGTGCGTTGCCATCGGCGACATCGAAATCGACCTGGGTATCGCCTATCAGCAGTCGGATGCGGTCATAGGGGCGCCGGTTGTTATAGAAGAACCTGAACTCCACGCCTTGCGCTGCGCGTTCGGTACTGACGCCTTCGTTGATCACGTCTGGGGGGATGACAAGATCCAGATTGTCCGGCGTACGCAGGTGATAGAGCACCAGCAGGTCACGGGAGTCTTCACTGGTGTTGCCGCCGACGCGGAAGACCTTGTAATGCAGGCGGTTGACACCCTGCCTAAGGTACCCGTGTGGTATGTACAGACGCAGACGCTGCGCTTCTTCGCCCGGCTGGATGGTCACGCCGGCCACGGGTGTGGGGTCGTCGTTGATGTACAGATCCACGCGATCATCGACCGCCATGGTCCAGGATTGCAGTTGTAACTCTGGCCAGGGGTCGATCAGGCACAGCAGGCCTTGGGACTGGCCGTCGTAAAGCACTTGGGGAATGCCACCGTGGGCGATGCCTGCCGGTCTCACCGGGGTGAACCAGCCCTGGATGATCACCGGGAAGAGCGCGAACAATTGATTGAGTACGGCGGACTGGATATCCATCACTTGCTCCTGGAGGCGAAAAGCCCGAATGCGCTCGGGAAGTGGGCTAATCAAACATCAGGCGGGGCAAGCGGGCTACTGTCAAAGTTGACAGGTAGGCGCCATTTCCGGACGAGTGGTTAACTCGGTCAGAGGTGCAAGAAGTGTTGCGGGCGCATTGCGGTGGGAGGAGGGACGGCAAAGGATTGCGGCCTGCGGCGGGACTTGGACGTTGTACCGGGCTGGCGCCTGTTTGAATACCAAACCCTGTTGACATGGGCTTACCGCGAAAACCCAGCGCCCCCGGCAGGCGCTGCCGAAGGCTGCAATCTTTTGATCTTTTGCTTTTCGCACCGGGCTCGCGCTAAGGTCAACGGCGCCTTTCAGCAAGCACTTTGCGCGCCGGGGCAATTGTGTGTTCGGGGATGGAAATGGATTCCGCAGAAATTCTTGTGCTTCAAGCCAGTTACACCAACCCACTGCACGCCGAGGCCATCGGCGTCGTGCTCAATCACTATGCAGAAGATCCCATGGGCGGCGGTCATCCGATCGACCCTGAGTTGCTGCGCCGGTTACCCGAAGAATTGGCGCGCCGACCACACGCGTTCAGCGTGCTGGCCTTTGTCGGTGGCGAGCCGGCAGGCCTGGTGAATTGTTTTGAAGGGTTTTCCTCGTTCGCCTGCAAGCCTTTGGTCAACGTCCACGATGTGGCGGTGATGGCCAGGTTTCGTGGCCTGGGCCTGAGCCAAAAGATGCTTCGCAAGGTCGAGGAAATCGCTCGCCAGCGTGGCTGCTGCAAGATCACCCTGGAAGTGCTGGAGGGTAACGCAGTGGCGCAAAACGCTTACAGCAAATTCGGTTTCACGCCGGGCATGTTCAACCCTGATCACGGGCGGATGCTGTTCTGGATCAAGCCACTGCAGGCATAAAAAAAGGCGCCCGAACCGGGCGCCCAACTGTCATCTCCAGGGCCAGAGCGGAGCCTGTGGAGGTCCATCGGTTGCTCTACAAAACCTACTCGCGATAGGCCTCGGTCACTTGCGCCGTCTGGTCGGCGGGAACGCGAATTTCTTTCGCCTTCGCCTCGCTTGCGTGTTCGCTTTGCGCGTGGTGAACCGGGAAGTTGTCGTAGTAATGACGCATGCGCTCAGCGCCGCCTTCGGCAAAGACGCTGGCAGAGCCGAGCGTGAATAGACTGGCAAGGATTGCCGTAGTGATTTTCATGGTGCCTCCTACTGAACAAGTGGGAGCCGTTCGTCCATGAAGCAGATCTCGGAACAGACTGTGCCGGGCAGGCATTAACTCGGGGTTAACACGCTGAAAGTGGCAAGGGAGGAGCACGCCCTCACCACAAACGTTGATGGATGCCAGAACGGGTCAGAGCTTCCAGTCCAGGCTCAGGGTCACCGTACGCGGGTCACCCCAGTACACACCGTTGTAAAAACCGGCGTTGTCGTAATATTTCTGGTCGAACAGATTGTCGACGTTCAGCGAGGCCGACACGTGTTTGTCGAACTCATAGCGCGACATCAGCTTGACCACGGCGTAAGCGTCCTGGCGAATCCGCGTTTTTTCGGTGATGAATTTGCCGTTGGCACCGCGGCCGACCGGGCGATTGGAGTTGCCGTACATGTCGCTCTGCCAGTTGACCGCGCCTCCGACGGTCAAGGCCTGCCAGTTGCCCGGCAAGCGGTAGGCCGTCGACACTCGGAGCATGTTCAATGGCTCAGTGGTATTGCTGCGTTGTTTTTCGCCGTTGGCCGCGTGGGTGTAGGTGTAGCCGGCGGTCATGTTCCAGCCGTTGAGGATTTCCCCGGAAACTTCGGCCTCGAAGCCGTTGACCTTGTTGCCCTTGCCGCCGGATTTGGAAAATTCCTCGCCGGTCACCGGATCCGGAGGTACGGAGTCGTCACGTTCGGCGACGTTGTCCTGCGTGCTCCAGAACAGCGCAGTGGTGAGGTTCAGGCGTTCTTCGAGCAGGCTACCCTTGAGCCCGAGTTCGTAGTTGCTGCCGACGACCGGATCGAGGTAATTGCGACTACTGTCGCGCGCGCTCTGCGGTTTGAAAATGTCGGTATAGCTGGCGTAAACCGTGTATTGAGGCGTGAGGTCGTAGAGCAGGCCGGCGTAGGGCGTCCAGATATTGTTCTGGCGCTGGTGGGTGGCGTCGACGCGGGTGAGTGTTTGCCGCGCGTCGTAGTAGTAATCGGTGCTGGTTTCGTCCCAACTGCCATAACGGCTGCCGAGTACGGCATGCAGCTCATCGGTCAGGCTCAATCGAGTGGCGATGTAGCCGGCCTTCTGGCGGGTGATGCCCCGTGAGCCGGGGAGGCTGGTGACGGTGTCGGCGAATTTGGCGATGTCGCTCATGTATTTCCAGTCACGGATGTTGTCGTAACCGGCGGCTTGCGGACTGTCAAAGGCGTGGGGCGAGTTCGAGCGGCTTTCAGCCTCGCCATAGCCGAACATCATTTCGTGCTCGCGCCCCAACAGCGCGTACGGGCCTGAGACGTTGACGTCGTACACCTTCATTTTCTGCGTACCGAGCATGTGCCCCCTGTACGCGGACATGCCACTGCGATCCGCCTCGGGGAAACCCCCGCCGCCGTAGTAGACCTTGCCATCGATATCGCTGTCGCGGTGGGTATAGGCAGCCTTCAACTTCCAGCCACCGCCCAGTTGCTGATCCAGGGTCGCGAACGCGGTTTTATCTTTGAGTGGCCACGAACTCCACGGCGTCGCCATGTTCGTTGAGCGGCTCAGTCCGGCCTTGCCGCCGTCAGCGTTCCAGTACGGTACGGTGCCCCAGGACGTGCCCTGAACCTGCTTGTCCTGATAGTCGTAACCCACCGCGAGCACGGTAGAGTCGCTCAGATCGGCTTCGAGAATGCCGTAACCGACCTCGCGTTGCAGGGCATATTTGTCCCGGAACGACTGGCTGTCGCGATAGGCCAGCACCGTGCGCCCGCGCAGACGCCCGTCGAAAGCCAGCGGGCCGCCGACATCGACGTAGCTGTAGTAATCGTCATAGCTGCCGCCACTGACCCCGGCCAAGGCCTGCAACTGTGCGGTGGGGCGTTTGCGCACCATGTTGATGGTCGCCGACGGGTCGCCGGCACCGGTGGTCAGGCCCGTGGCGCCGCGTACCACCTCGATACGGTCATAGATGATGGTGTCCGCATCGGACTTCATCCGCCCGAACGTATTGAGCATTCCGTCAATCTGGAAATTGTTGATGGAATAACCGCGCGCCGAATAGCTGACCCGATCAGAGTCGTTGTGCTGCACCACGATGCCGGTGGTCTGACTCATGGCCTCGGACAATGTACCGAGTTTGAAATCATCCATTTGCTGGCGGGTGACCACGGATACCGATTGCGGGGTTTCCTTGATCGACAGATTCATCCGCGTCGCTGTGCTCATGGCGCCGGTGGTGTAGGCCGCAGAGTTTTCGGTGGTGGTACCCAAACCCTGCGCGGAAATGTTGGTGGCGGCCAGTTCCAGCGCAGTGGCGGGGGGCTCAGCCGGTTTTTCAGGATCGGTTTCGGCGAGCAGATCGCTGCTCACGGCCATGCTGTACAAGCCGAGGGTGAGTGTCATGGAACGGGTGATAGGCGCGAACATCGCAGCCGACTCCTTGTCTTCGAGGGAAAAATCCATTGCTTCAAAGACGAGGCGGCGCGCTGCGATTTAGTAACAAACGAGAAATATTGTTATTTGAGGGGGGCTACGGGCAGCGTCTGCCGGTAAACAGCGAGCAGTAAAAAGGGGCCAATCGTTGGCCCCTTGCGTTATTAATGTTGTGCGACCTCTGCGGGGTCCGGTTTTTTCGGCTTCATCAAACTGAAGTCGATGAGCGCTCGTTGCTCACGTTCATAGGGGTTGCCGATCATCAGCGGACGCGCTATGAAACGGTCGCTGACCAGGCTCTTGCTGCGATCGAGCTCATCGAAACTCAACCCTGCCATGTCTGCCCACGTGTGGATCAGGTGCGAGCTGCTGTAAGGCCGTCCCAGGTCAGCGGCGAAATTCCAGTCGTGGTTTTCTTTCCACTTCGGCGACGCCCAGGCCATGAACGGAATCGTGTACATCGGCGCGGTCGGCTTGTTCTCGTTACGGCCCAGGGTCTTGTGGCCGACCGAGTCGAACACGTCTTCGCCGTGGTCGGAGAGGTACAGCAAGAAACCGTTCGGGTCGGATTTGGCGTAGTCCTTGATCAGGCTGGAAACCACGAAGTCGTTGTACAGCACCGCATTGTCGTAGCTGTTGTAAGTGGGTACCTGATCATTGCGCACACCGGCCGGCACGCCGCTACGATCCTGGAACTTGTCGAAGCTCGGCGGATAGCGGTACTGGTAGCTCATATGGGTGCCGAGCAGGTGCACAACGATCAACTTGCGTTGGGCCGGATCGGTCAACGCCTTGTTGAAGGGCTCGATCACATCGCCATCGTACTGGGCGGCATTCTGGTTGCGGTTGTTGTTCAGATACACCTGCTCGTCGGCCAGTTCGGAGAAGGTCGTGAGCATGGTGTTGCGCTTGGTCATGGTCTGCTGGTTGGTGATCCAGAAGGTTTTGTAACCGGCCTGTTTCATCATGCTGACCAGCGATGGCGTGGACAGGTACAG from Pseudomonas baetica includes the following:
- a CDS encoding IS5 family transposase, with the protein product MKQMTFADAEYAGKRKQTRKELFLIDMDQVVPWNGLIKLIEPFYPKGEGGRPAYPLMTMLRVHLMQNWFGYSDPAMEEALYETTILRQFAGLNLERIPDETTILNFRRLLEKHELAAGILAVINGYLGDRGLSLRQGTIVDATLINAPSSTKNKDGKRDPEMHQTKKGNQYYFGMKAHIGVDDESGLVHRVVGTAANVADVTQVDKLLHGAENVVCADAGYTGVEKRTEHDGREVIWQIAARRSTYKKLGKRSALYKAKRKIEKAKAQVRAKVEHPFRVVKRQFGFVKTRFRGLAKNTAQLVTLFALSNLWMARRHLLTSTGEVRL
- a CDS encoding GNAT family N-acetyltransferase encodes the protein MDSAEILVLQASYTNPLHAEAIGVVLNHYAEDPMGGGHPIDPELLRRLPEELARRPHAFSVLAFVGGEPAGLVNCFEGFSSFACKPLVNVHDVAVMARFRGLGLSQKMLRKVEEIARQRGCCKITLEVLEGNAVAQNAYSKFGFTPGMFNPDHGRMLFWIKPLQA
- a CDS encoding TonB-dependent siderophore receptor, encoding MFAPITRSMTLTLGLYSMAVSSDLLAETDPEKPAEPPATALELAATNISAQGLGTTTENSAAYTTGAMSTATRMNLSIKETPQSVSVVTRQQMDDFKLGTLSEAMSQTTGIVVQHNDSDRVSYSARGYSINNFQIDGMLNTFGRMKSDADTIIYDRIEVVRGATGLTTGAGDPSATINMVRKRPTAQLQALAGVSGGSYDDYYSYVDVGGPLAFDGRLRGRTVLAYRDSQSFRDKYALQREVGYGILEADLSDSTVLAVGYDYQDKQVQGTSWGTVPYWNADGGKAGLSRSTNMATPWSSWPLKDKTAFATLDQQLGGGWKLKAAYTHRDSDIDGKVYYGGGGFPEADRSGMSAYRGHMLGTQKMKVYDVNVSGPYALLGREHEMMFGYGEAESRSNSPHAFDSPQAAGYDNIRDWKYMSDIAKFADTVTSLPGSRGITRQKAGYIATRLSLTDELHAVLGSRYGSWDETSTDYYYDARQTLTRVDATHQRQNNIWTPYAGLLYDLTPQYTVYASYTDIFKPQSARDSSRNYLDPVVGSNYELGLKGSLLEERLNLTTALFWSTQDNVAERDDSVPPDPVTGEEFSKSGGKGNKVNGFEAEVSGEILNGWNMTAGYTYTHAANGEKQRSNTTEPLNMLRVSTAYRLPGNWQALTVGGAVNWQSDMYGNSNRPVGRGANGKFITEKTRIRQDAYAVVKLMSRYEFDKHVSASLNVDNLFDQKYYDNAGFYNGVYWGDPRTVTLSLDWKL